Proteins encoded by one window of Verrucomicrobiota bacterium:
- a CDS encoding helix-turn-helix transcriptional regulator: MSRFGQYLTSKLREHGISQSQLSYRSGISDAHISRLSKEERGLPKIETLCKIAKALNISLRQMLRDLGYLEPEVDELPDNLRGFLRSTQCPPDVSVDEVEALASHSNYEGSEATPEGYKKILEEIRHRPTSRIQQALEGQDAKIQEAVARMVEAYVKAFGDALDSGEIEADSQ; the protein is encoded by the coding sequence ATGAGCAGGTTCGGGCAGTACCTGACAAGCAAGCTTCGGGAGCACGGGATCTCGCAGAGCCAGCTCTCGTACCGCTCGGGGATCTCGGACGCCCACATCAGCCGCCTGTCGAAAGAGGAGCGCGGTCTGCCCAAGATCGAAACGCTGTGCAAGATCGCCAAGGCGCTCAACATCTCGCTCCGGCAGATGCTCCGGGATCTGGGATACCTCGAGCCGGAGGTCGATGAGCTTCCAGACAACCTCCGTGGCTTCTTGCGGTCCACCCAGTGTCCGCCGGACGTCTCCGTTGACGAGGTCGAGGCACTCGCCTCGCACTCCAACTACGAAGGCTCCGAGGCCACGCCCGAGGGCTACAAGAAGATCCTCGAGGAGATCCGCCACCGCCCCACGTCGCGCATCCAGCAGGCGCTCGAGGGGCAGGACGCCAAGATCCAGGAGGCCGTGGCGCGCATGGTCGAGGCCTACGTCAAGGCCTTCGGCGACGCGCTGGATAGCGGCGAGATCGAGGCGGACTCCCAATAG
- a CDS encoding response regulator produces MTETDLVHLETRLHELEHQVLKAQRFMHDFIESARLMVIGLDREGRITIFNRKAEETTGYAKEDVLGSKLSEVFGPEHGSTMHTLAEQFEVCGGHGFRCETQVVLASGEQRTIVWHSSCLTDEDEVVGLMAFGEDRTAEKWENDRRRWFDRMSVFQQFSGEMAHGFNNLLGMVLGYASLLRGLCLPGSIQHEYAEQVEEGIRRSAQVLWRLLEFARGGAPKPERFDVGERVGRALDDLRRGAPHGVELTYTAPKDTVQAVSDPRQLDQVLGEVVQNAFESMSDGGRVEVSVGAAEMGADWAAQRPGLEAGSYAVVRVADSGPGVMPDHAFKLFEPFTTTKQTRCAGLGLSIAYGVIRRNRGWIELGGTPGAGTTVSLYLPIDGVVAEQTAERHAQRKGPQTILLVDDESTLVETVSDMLRHLGYLVLTAADGDEAVQIYEEHRANVDLIILDMMMPRKSGAETYEALKRIEPEVKVLLTSGFEQQKAVAEGMCDEGAAGFVEKPYRLKDLSQFVRRAIERHA; encoded by the coding sequence ATGACAGAGACAGACCTTGTTCATCTCGAAACGCGGCTGCACGAACTCGAACACCAGGTGCTCAAGGCGCAGCGGTTCATGCACGACTTCATCGAGAGTGCGCGGCTCATGGTCATCGGCCTGGATCGCGAGGGCCGGATCACGATCTTCAACCGGAAGGCCGAGGAGACGACCGGCTACGCCAAGGAAGACGTGCTCGGCTCGAAGCTCAGCGAGGTGTTCGGCCCTGAGCATGGCAGCACGATGCACACGTTGGCCGAGCAGTTCGAGGTTTGCGGCGGCCACGGCTTTCGGTGCGAGACGCAGGTTGTGCTCGCATCGGGCGAGCAGCGGACGATCGTCTGGCATTCGAGCTGTCTGACCGACGAGGACGAGGTGGTCGGCCTCATGGCGTTCGGCGAGGATCGCACCGCCGAGAAGTGGGAGAACGACCGGCGGCGCTGGTTCGACCGGATGAGCGTGTTCCAGCAGTTCTCCGGCGAGATGGCGCACGGCTTCAACAACCTGCTGGGCATGGTGCTCGGTTACGCCTCGCTGCTGCGGGGCCTGTGCCTGCCGGGCAGCATCCAGCATGAGTACGCCGAGCAGGTCGAGGAAGGCATTCGGCGCAGCGCCCAGGTCCTGTGGCGATTGCTCGAGTTCGCTCGCGGCGGCGCGCCCAAGCCCGAGCGGTTCGACGTCGGCGAGCGCGTCGGCCGAGCACTCGACGACCTGCGCCGCGGCGCACCGCACGGGGTCGAGCTCACCTATACCGCGCCGAAGGATACCGTCCAGGCTGTGAGCGACCCGCGCCAGCTCGACCAGGTGCTCGGCGAGGTGGTCCAGAATGCTTTCGAGTCAATGAGCGACGGCGGGCGCGTCGAGGTCAGCGTCGGGGCCGCCGAGATGGGCGCCGACTGGGCCGCCCAGCGGCCGGGGCTCGAGGCGGGCTCGTACGCCGTTGTGCGCGTGGCCGACAGCGGTCCGGGCGTTATGCCCGACCATGCGTTCAAGCTGTTCGAGCCGTTCACCACGACGAAGCAGACTCGGTGCGCGGGGCTGGGGCTCTCGATCGCGTACGGCGTCATACGCAGGAACCGCGGCTGGATCGAGCTCGGCGGCACGCCGGGCGCCGGCACGACCGTATCGCTCTACCTGCCCATCGATGGCGTGGTCGCCGAGCAGACCGCCGAGCGTCACGCCCAGCGCAAAGGGCCGCAGACCATCCTGCTCGTTGATGATGAGAGCACGCTGGTCGAGACCGTCTCCGACATGCTGCGCCATCTCGGCTACCTTGTACTTACCGCCGCCGACGGCGATGAAGCGGTCCAGATCTACGAGGAGCACCGGGCCAACGTTGACCTCATCATTCTCGACATGATGATGCCGCGCAAGAGCGGCGCCGAGACGTACGAGGCGCTCAAGCGCATCGAGCCCGAGGTCAAGGTGCTGCTCACGAGCGGCTTCGAGCAGCAGAAAGCCGTCGCCGAGGGCATGTGCGACGAGGGCGCCGCCGGCTTCGTCGAGAAGCCCTACCGCCTCAAAGACCTCTCCCAGTTCGTCCGCCGCGCCATCGAACGCCACGCGTAG